A genomic segment from Nicotiana tabacum cultivar K326 chromosome 9, ASM71507v2, whole genome shotgun sequence encodes:
- the LOC107794647 gene encoding putative aspartyl protease At4g16563 isoform X1, with the protein MASSSPPLLLFLPILSLLFPFISSSNSPTTIPLSLFNTNPNQDFYQKLTHLASVSLARAHHIKNSQDSSVSKIPLYPHSYGGYSITLGFGTPPQKMSFIMDTGSSFVWFPCTKKYQCSKCPISSQNIPTFVPKLSTSAKVVGCLNPKCSWIHPKTNPKSRCQDCQSLNPSNCKQICPPYMILYGAGSTGGLGLVETLDLPNKKIPNFLVGCSLFSSQQPAGIAGFGRGFSSLPNQLGAKKLSYCLVSHRFDDTSKSSMLVLDSSNEKSANLSHTPLLKNPVVVGRNALLEYYYVGLRKITVGGQKVKIPYHYLTPNSKGDGGTIVDSGTTFTFLNHGIFEPVMSAFVNQVKGFSRIEKIEKLTGLRPCFNVSGHKTVSLPELKFHFKGGAEMALPLANYFSIVEENDVICLTMVETYWWKSKRNSGRSRLLCFFEMQRFLENSLSIFIKYYYFSDPIYKIALRVFVGVAEEAG; encoded by the exons ATGGCTTCTTCTTCCCCTCCTCTCCTCCTTTTTCTCCCTATCCTTTCTCTCCTGTTTCCCTTCATTTCTTCATCAAACTCCCCCACAACAATCCCTCTCTCACTTTTCAACACCAATCCAAATCAAGACTTTTACCAAAAGCTCACGCATTTAGCTTCTGTTTCCTTAGCTAGAGCACATCATATCAAGAATTCCCAAGATTCTTCTGTTTCCAAAATCCCTTTATACCCTCATAGCTATGGAGGTTACTCAATTACTCTTGGATTTGGTACTCCTCCTCAAAAAATGTCTTTTATTATGGACACTGGCAGTAGCTTTGTTTGGTTCCCATGTACTAAAAAATACCAATGTTCCAAATGTCCTATTTCTTCACAAAATATTCCTACATTTGTTCCCAAGTTGTCAACTTCTGCTAAGGTTGTTGGATGTTTGAATCCAAAATGTAGTTGGATTcaccccaaaaccaatccaaaaTCTCGTTGCCAAGATTGTCAATCACTCAACCCATCAAATTGCAAACAGATTTGTCCACCTTATATGATTCTATATGGTGCAGGTTCCACAGGTGGACTTGGCCTAGTTGAAACACTAGACTTACCTAACAAGAAAATACCAAATTTTCTTGTTGGTTGTTCTTTATTTTCATCTCAACAACCGGCTGGAATCGCGGGTTTTGGTAGGGGATTTTCATCATTGCCAAATCAATTAGGTGCCAAGAaattgtcttattgtcttgtgtCTCATAGATTTGATGACACTAGCAAAAGTAGCATGCTTGTTTTGGATAGTTCTAATGAAAAGTCAGCAAATTTGAGCCATACTCCTTTGCTGAAAAATCCAGTGGTTGTTGGAAGAAATGCATTATTAGAGTACTATTATGTTGGCCTAAGAAAAATCACAGTTGGTGGGCAGAAAGTGAAAATACCATATCATTATTTGACACCAAATTCCAAAGGGGATGGTGGGACTATAGTGGATTCGGGGACAACTTTCACATTCTTGAATCATGGAATTTTTGAGCCAGTGATGAGTGCATTTGTGAACCAAGTAAAGGGGTTTTCAAGaattgagaaaattgaaaaattgacaGGTTTAAGGCCTTGTTTTAATGTTTCAGGGCATAAAACAGTGTCTTTGCCAGAGCTGAAGTTTCATTTCAAAGGTGGTGCAGAAATGGCATTGCCATTGGCTAATTACTTCTCTATAGTTGAGGAAAATGATGTGATTTGTCTGACTATGGTGGAGACCTATTGGTGGAAGAGCAAGAG GAACAGTGGAAGAAGTAGGTTGCTATGTTTTTTTGAAATGCAAAGATTCCTCGAAAATAGTCTTTCTATCTTTATAAAATATTACTATTTTTCGGATCCCATTTATAAGATTGCGCTAAGAGTGTTTGTTGGCGTAGCGGAAGAAGCAGGCTGA
- the LOC107794647 gene encoding putative aspartyl protease At4g16563 isoform X2 — protein sequence MASSSPPLLLFLPILSLLFPFISSSNSPTTIPLSLFNTNPNQDFYQKLTHLASVSLARAHHIKNSQDSSVSKIPLYPHSYGGYSITLGFGTPPQKMSFIMDTGSSFVWFPCTKKYQCSKCPISSQNIPTFVPKLSTSAKVVGCLNPKCSWIHPKTNPKSRCQDCQSLNPSNCKQICPPYMILYGAGSTGGLGLVETLDLPNKKIPNFLVGCSLFSSQQPAGIAGFGRGFSSLPNQLGAKKLSYCLVSHRFDDTSKSSMLVLDSSNEKSANLSHTPLLKNPVVVGRNALLEYYYVGLRKITVGGQKVKIPYHYLTPNSKGDGGTIVDSGTTFTFLNHGIFEPVMSAFVNQVKGFSRIEKIEKLTGLRPCFNVSGHKTVSLPELKFHFKGGAEMALPLANYFSIVEENDVICLTMVETYWWKSKRQPLHRSTRKSCSWMVYLLKKGSTFECFLLYD from the exons ATGGCTTCTTCTTCCCCTCCTCTCCTCCTTTTTCTCCCTATCCTTTCTCTCCTGTTTCCCTTCATTTCTTCATCAAACTCCCCCACAACAATCCCTCTCTCACTTTTCAACACCAATCCAAATCAAGACTTTTACCAAAAGCTCACGCATTTAGCTTCTGTTTCCTTAGCTAGAGCACATCATATCAAGAATTCCCAAGATTCTTCTGTTTCCAAAATCCCTTTATACCCTCATAGCTATGGAGGTTACTCAATTACTCTTGGATTTGGTACTCCTCCTCAAAAAATGTCTTTTATTATGGACACTGGCAGTAGCTTTGTTTGGTTCCCATGTACTAAAAAATACCAATGTTCCAAATGTCCTATTTCTTCACAAAATATTCCTACATTTGTTCCCAAGTTGTCAACTTCTGCTAAGGTTGTTGGATGTTTGAATCCAAAATGTAGTTGGATTcaccccaaaaccaatccaaaaTCTCGTTGCCAAGATTGTCAATCACTCAACCCATCAAATTGCAAACAGATTTGTCCACCTTATATGATTCTATATGGTGCAGGTTCCACAGGTGGACTTGGCCTAGTTGAAACACTAGACTTACCTAACAAGAAAATACCAAATTTTCTTGTTGGTTGTTCTTTATTTTCATCTCAACAACCGGCTGGAATCGCGGGTTTTGGTAGGGGATTTTCATCATTGCCAAATCAATTAGGTGCCAAGAaattgtcttattgtcttgtgtCTCATAGATTTGATGACACTAGCAAAAGTAGCATGCTTGTTTTGGATAGTTCTAATGAAAAGTCAGCAAATTTGAGCCATACTCCTTTGCTGAAAAATCCAGTGGTTGTTGGAAGAAATGCATTATTAGAGTACTATTATGTTGGCCTAAGAAAAATCACAGTTGGTGGGCAGAAAGTGAAAATACCATATCATTATTTGACACCAAATTCCAAAGGGGATGGTGGGACTATAGTGGATTCGGGGACAACTTTCACATTCTTGAATCATGGAATTTTTGAGCCAGTGATGAGTGCATTTGTGAACCAAGTAAAGGGGTTTTCAAGaattgagaaaattgaaaaattgacaGGTTTAAGGCCTTGTTTTAATGTTTCAGGGCATAAAACAGTGTCTTTGCCAGAGCTGAAGTTTCATTTCAAAGGTGGTGCAGAAATGGCATTGCCATTGGCTAATTACTTCTCTATAGTTGAGGAAAATGATGTGATTTGTCTGACTATGGTGGAGACCTATTGGTGGAAGAGCAAGAG ACAACCTTTGCATCGTAGTACAAGGAAATCATGTAGTTGGATGGTGTATTTGCTCAAAAAAGGTAGCACTTTTGAGTGTTTCCTACTATATGATTGA